The DNA region AGAATGTCGCACCAAGATTTTTATAGTCTCCTCCAAATATCTTTAAAGGTACATCAAGGATTTCAAACTCATgacaagtgaaggaaacaaaagAACAAGATGcagcagaaaaaaaaaaaagcacggTTGAAACAAAAAGGATACGGTTCATAAAATCTTCTGGTATGAAGAGCAAAGAGTCCTAGAGCCTGCGTAGCAGCTGCCTTTTCATCTAACACTCCTGTTCTTATGCTAATATTTCTTACTCTTGGTTCATCATGAGCTTCATCATCTGATGAGACTCCGCCAAATCCATgaacattttcatcatcatcggATTCATCAATGTCGACAGCAGAACCATCATCAAGATTGCAAGAGGAAAATGCCAACGGCACAACATGTGAAAGGTACTGCGGTTTAATTAACAAGTTATTCATTCatatcaatataaaaaaaaaaaatgttcgcgtaattacaaaagaaaatgatCATAATTACATTGACAAAGCCATCATCCAGAATTTCGGCCACATTGCTGAAGAATCCATGGGTATATTCGCGCAGCTCACTGAATTCCAACTCAAAACCCTGAAAATGGCaagaaatttttatattataatataccTAAAGAAAAGGCAGCCATCCCAAGTTCCATACACATTAAAAGATATAGAACCTTAATTGCAGCTTCAACATAAGGTGGCAATACGGACTCCATCCTTGCTCTCCCAGCAGACATTGCTACTATCCCTACTAACTCAGTGGCCCTTGCTCGTGAACAGAGGTCCTCATCATTTGTTAAAACCATGAAATTTTTCATCAGTTCAAGGACCCTTTCAGCATATGGTAAGAAAGCCTCGTCTGCAGCAGATGCAACAGAACCAATCGCAGACtgggaaaaaatataaaataaaaatgttcaaTCTTGTGAAAAACGCTAAGCAAGATGCATGAATCTGCCAAAAGGAACACACCAAGTGAGATGTGCAacaaatatataatatctaAGTAATCTAACCATGCAAGTCTCTTGTAAGTTCCGAGGACTGTTTTGAAGAGCAGCTAAAAGCTTCCCCATTAAAGGATCAATAAAAGGAAGGATTTCCTCACCCATATTCTCACAAAACGCAGCTAAAGCATAGTATGACTTTTCCTGCAAAGGAAATCCATAGCaatcataaacaaaaataaataaattattgaaattaTAGGAGAAAATATCCTGCCTTACCTTCACATCATTAGAGCCATCCTCCAAAGCGTTTAATATGCAAGGCAGCACACTCTCATAATGTGATATAATCTCAGGCTGCAGGTGCTCAGCAAACTGACCTAACGCAAATGAGGACGCGCCTCTCACCATCTGTTCCGGATCTCGTAAACACCCCAAAACTATATGAAGAACAGGCTTCAAATTACTTTTCATCAAATCCAAGCAACCCTCAGATATAACTCCCAAAGCTGTGACTGCAGCTTCCCGAAATTTAGGATCTACATTTTGACAGCTAATAGATGCGAATTCAAATATTGGTTGAAAAACTTGCTTTGGGAGGTTCAAAGCCATTGTGTCAATAACTTCAGCAGCAGCTCGATCAGGGGCAAGGTCCTCATCATCATCCCTGTCACTTGACTCTGCAAGTAAAGGGCAGATGACATGCAAGACTGGCATAATCAACTTGTGTTTTTTAAgagaattatatttatattttgctaGCCAGGAGATTATTTGAATAGCCTGAGAAACAAAGTCATGGAAAAAGTTGTCATTATGAAGCAAATACTATGAAGTCTATAATTGATCGATCTTACAAATTTCATGTGCCAGAACACATTGTCTAACCTGATGACGGGTGCTCACATCCAAATTCTGATTAGAGCAAACCTCAAGAGAAAACTGAACTATAGATTTAACAGAATCTCCCAAAAGTGGAGCAGGTGACTCAATCAGCTCATCAAATATTTCAAAGGCAATTACTGCCACATCTTCTTCTCCAGCAACAAGACACTGTCTTGCAGCATGCAATATTCCAGGTATAAAATCTCTGAATCTAACCTATATTAAGCAAGAAAACTAAATTTCATCAGTAAATATAGAactgaaaaaaatttttaaagaaaCAACTGGTGATTTTTTAACCTACAAAAGTTagtttcagaaaaaaaaaaggcactttttaatttgaaattggGACAATAACACTAACTTGAACTTTTGAACTTAAAGACGATTATTAGCAAGGATCAATTTCAGACAGACAAAAGCTAGAATTCTGGTTATCAACGTCAAAGAACAAGTAAAAAGAACGATAAGAGAGAACTTAAAATTCAGCAGAAGGATAATGTATTCCTGAGAGAATAACACAATTGTGATTTTTTTCTAGTAATCTGCGGGATCACTAATTGATAGCTCAGGAGTCGCTAATCTCAAAGGCCTTCATCAATAGtagaaattttatattaaatcaCATAGCATGAGAAAACAATTCAGATTACTAAAAGTAACTTGAACAAGCTTATAAGAAAGACGGAAAGTTATATGATAATATTGCATTGTCGATCTTACTCGTTTTACTAGCCTATAGCTTGTATTATTTACATAACATATCCTTCTCGAGTTGTTATTACACACAAAAAAATTCCTTTTTTTCTCATATAAAGGGAAAAGATGGAAAGAAGGAATGTCGGTTGATCGTTGTTTCTGTTTGTTTATTCTTATAGCCAAACCTTAATGGCAagttttttgttcttttcttcTCATCTTCTCTTCTATTCCTTTTCTCTGTTTatcttgttttcttttctttttctcttgtttCTTCATCTCATCCTATTTTTAATGACTGAGAAAGGTTCCCACCTCAGTACTGAAAAAGTTGTTGCCAACGACAAGGGTCatgtgattttatgttttatactttttttgattttcaatgtCATATGAAATAAGTCctataatgaacaaaaaattagTCAATTCATAGTGAACATGATGATTTTGAAAACTAACAATTTAAAAGTGAATCGCTTAgtttaatttcatatttttggTTTCTAGCGTTCAAAAAGTTGAAAAttagaaaacaaagaaaaaaaataacatatggCCCTAAATGTTTAAAATGAGGCCTAAAAATTAAGATATAATCaacgttaaaaaccctaaaatagaAACTAGAAAATTCTAAACGAGTTAGTTGATTAAAATCGGATTGACCAGATAAATGTTGTGATATCAAACCCAATTAACTAAACGGGGTAGGTTTAAATAAAGGGATTTTTTGACCTATTCATATACAACGCAAACACGAACCCGTCTAGGTTTCGTTCAAATCTGAGAATTGTATGTCTTCGATGTCTAAAAGAGGACTCAATATGGAAGCAAATATCTTAAGCCTAGTTTTTGCCTTATCGTTAAGATGGGATACTATTCTGATTTtgttgcaaaagaaaaaaaaattcaccaaTCCTACTTGATTTATACTACAAAGTAAACCCCCTAGGCCCTAGGAAGAATtcttgatcaataaagaaaagaaaaataaaattaaaatgcatgAAGAACATAGAAACTCACCACTTCAGATGCATCATGTGTAAACTCTAGAAAAGATCCAACAGCCCTGTCAAAGAATATTATATACACTATGATTATCAGTCAACAAGAAACCTATTCCACACAAGCAAAACAAGAAAACTGAAGTGAAACAAGGATTCTAATTACTTGAGTGCTGCAACTCTAACTCGGCTACTTGTCTCGTCATGTAAACATTTAAGCAAAAGACTTTGAAGGTCTGCAAAATGCGGCCGAAAAGTATCCCCAATTGTTTCAGTCAATGAGCTGAAAAGAATCAACGAAACCTAGCATGAAAACCCAAAGTCAATCTGTTAGCTTATGATATCCTTTCTGAAGTCAACAAGCCGCAAAATATGTGGGTACAGCAAACACTAAGAAATTTTCTTGCACAACTCGAACAAGAAATTCATACTCAACTCATGCAAGAAATCACATTTACTTGTGATTATTGCTGAAGATTTCTGATATTAATATTCGCAATTACAAGCTTAAGGCTTAAGATACATAGAGACAAcctcttaatattaaattaaatgaatgaAACAAAATCACATATTGTTGAATATGTTTATATTTGAGAAGCAATGACTGTTTGATGGTCAACAATGTAACTCTTAGTACTATTTCTTGttatttttagtgttaaaatttcaaattttcaaagagTGCATATTGGACTGTCAATTGGTCTTTTATTAGTAAAACTCTTATGATATGTACATTTAGATACCAAGTTACCAACATAAACCAAGAACTGGTCAAAAAGGAATATAAACCTAATGCTTCTGATATGAGGCCATATAAGATCTGTTAAAATTCTTCTCAGAATAAGAAACCTACTTTTTACTACTATTTCCACAGTATGAAAAAAAGATATACCAAGGAATATGTCTGGCCACAATAAGCCAACATACTAAGGATGGCTTCAAGGACCAAAAAATGGACCTATACCTCAGAGCCATCAAATTCAACATTGAAGTGAGACAAATGTGGCAGTAAGCAAAAGCAATCAGGTTATTTGAGCAAGCAAAAAAGTTCATCAAAGTCAAGTTAACAAATGGAAGACAGTCGTGACAAAATGACAACCAATCTGTTAATAAGTGCAACAGCAGTAAACCATACCTCTTTGTGATCCTCTTGTGCACTTTGACTACACTGGAATAGAAATGGTAACAAATCAGGCCACTCTCCAGCAGGGACAGCATACTTTGCAATGACACTCACAACATTTGCACTCGCTCGTCTCACCGGAGTGCTGCAATTGCAGAACCATGGAACTATAAGCTTCttttgatattgaatttgaaCCCAAAAACatcattttcaaattaattggAAACAATTTGTAAAATATCAATCATTTTAActgaataaaaatatcatttctGGGACAATTTGGGTTTCAAATAAAATTCCCTTAAAACTCCACCAAAATAACTGGCAGTGTCTTGAACAATCAACAAAAGGATGGTTCCTCAAAAccacaattaaaattaaattggcTTTAAACAATCACTCAACTGCCCATTAACAATCAACCATCAACACAAAAGTCTACTCTTTTTTCAGCCATCAACTATTAATTTCTTCAACAATTATTCCAATATAACTAATAATACCTAAAGTCTTAAATGTATTATCAAATCTTCATATATAAGACATGTCGGGCCGATAAAAACTATTGACAAAGAATtattgaaaaaacaaaaaaaaaaaaaaaaaaaaaaaaaaaacctgtgCTCCATGGTGATACTGTCAATAAGAGATTGTTTAACAAGTTGTCTAACATTAGGAGCAAGTTTAGACCAATGACCAGTAATCTTTTTTCGCAACAAAACAGCAGCAAGTTGACGAACATTGGGAGTTTTAGCAGTACGAAGATGATGAACTAAAGCAGGAACAACTTGTGGGTCTTTGGATAATCTCTTAATTTGATCTTCAGCTTGTCTTCTAGCATCATTATCGGGCATCAAGAATTGAATCAGTAATAATTCTAGTGATTGCGACATTTTTGTAAAAGTTCTTCGTCTTCTCTGTGTGTGTAGTGTTAGTGTGTCtcggagaagaagaagaagaggaggcGAAACCTAGGCCTGAACAAAACCAAAACCCTATGGGCTATGCGGCTCCTAAATTTCACCCAACTTCCTACTTTAGGGTACAAATTACATCACTATTTTTAATAACAAATTCTCATAAAAAACGTCTCTCAAAAACAACATTTTTTAGGGGTTGGccatttaagtttttaaaaaaatattcagaatttagtttaattaaataattgaaattataagttctaaaaaattaaactcCCCCATGGCCCCATTAAATATGCATATTtatgtcatttttattttttctttattaactttttcaccttttttttctcaatttttccCTTCTTAGGCtttattttctcaaaatttCTCCATTTTTCATACCATTACTTGTTGAATCAACaagtttgattaattttttcatcttttcatcttttttatttttcttttttcatacataaacaaatttgattcatttatttgttgaatatatattttccttttttagggtatttttaatagatttatttgtttaataatatatatttcgtATGGATAGTATGTAATTTTTTGTGTgaataatatgtaattttttagttacattaatgaaaattttataagaaaaaagcAAGCTTGATAGAAGATTATTAATCCCAAATACAAGAACACGAAGTTGTGTTATGTCAAATTGGAAACAGAAGAAAGGACATGAATGAAGTTGGTATTAAGAATACTCTAAGTAGTCATTAAGCGtactgtaagtaggcattaagcataTTGTAGGTAGACATACATACTCTAAGTATTCATTAAGCATATTGTACGTAGGCATTAGACATACTCTAAGGATACATTAAACATATTATAAAAacgcattaagaatgatgtaaataggcattaagaatactataagtagacattaaggaagatataagtaggcattaagcataTTTTACGTAGGCATTAGGCATATTGGAAGTTGACATTTAGCATTGTGTAAGTAGGCATTGAGAAtgatataaataggcattaaggatactataagtagacattaaggatgatttaagtaggcattaagaatgatgtaagtagacattaagcatattataagttgacattaagtaTATAGGAAGTAGGCATTAAACATACTATTAGTTGGCACTAAGTAcactataagtaggcattaaacaTTCTGTAAGTTGGTATTACGGATGAAGTAAATTGGCATTaaggattatatatatatatatatatatatatatatatatatatatatatatatatatatatatatatatatatatatatatatatatatatatatatatatatatatatatatatatatatatatatatatatatatata from Amaranthus tricolor cultivar Red isolate AtriRed21 chromosome 3, ASM2621246v1, whole genome shotgun sequence includes:
- the LOC130807617 gene encoding uncharacterized protein LOC130807617 isoform X2; translated protein: MSQSLELLLIQFLMPDNDARRQAEDQIKRLSKDPQVVPALVHHLRTAKTPNVRQLAAVLLRKKITGHWSKLAPNVRQLVKQSLIDSITMEHSTPVRRASANVVSVIAKYAVPAGEWPDLLPFLFQCSQSAQEDHKEVSLILFSSLTETIGDTFRPHFADLQSLLLKCLHDETSSRVRVAALKAVGSFLEFTHDASEVVRFRDFIPGILHAARQCLVAGEEDVAVIAFEIFDELIESPAPLLGDSVKSIVQFSLEVCSNQNLDVSTRHQAIQIISWLAKYKYNSLKKHKLIMPVLHVICPLLAESSDRDDDEDLAPDRAAAEVIDTMALNLPKQVFQPIFEFASISCQNVDPKFREAAVTALGVISEGCLDLMKSNLKPVLHIVLGCLRDPEQMVRGASSFALGQFAEHLQPEIISHYESVLPCILNALEDGSNDVKEKSYYALAAFCENMGEEILPFIDPLMGKLLAALQNSPRNLQETCMSAIGSVASAADEAFLPYAERVLELMKNFMVLTNDEDLCSRARATELVGIVAMSAGRARMESVLPPYVEAAIKGFELEFSELREYTHGFFSNVAEILDDGFVNYLSHVVPLAFSSCNLDDGSAVDIDESDDDENVHGFGGVSSDDEAHDEPRVRNISIRTGVLDEKAAATQALGLFALHTRRFYEPYLEETIKILVRHSTYFHEDVRLQAIIALKNIIIAAQAVYQGQVDGSAKAKEVLDTVMNILIKTMTEDDDKEVVAQACMGIADIIKDTGYMPIEPYMPQLVDATLMLLNEQSACQQIESDSDDDEDDATHDEVLMDAVSDLLPAFSKAMGPHFAPVLAKLFNPLMKFAKNSRPPQDRTMVVATLAEVAQNMGSPIAGYVDAVMPLVLKELVSSDATNRRNAAFCVGEFCRNGGEVALKYYGDILKGLYPRFGESEPDNAVRDNAAGAVARMIMVHPEAIPLNQVLPVFLKALPLREDHEESIAVYSCVCNLVLSSHPQIW
- the LOC130807617 gene encoding uncharacterized protein LOC130807617 isoform X1 — its product is MSQSLELLLIQFLMPDNDARRQAEDQIKRLSKDPQVVPALVHHLRTAKTPNVRQLAAVLLRKKITGHWSKLAPNVRQLVKQSLIDSITMEHSTPVRRASANVVSVIAKYAVPAGEWPDLLPFLFQCSQSAQEDHKEVSLILFSSLTETIGDTFRPHFADLQSLLLKCLHDETSSRVRVAALKAVGSFLEFTHDASEVVRFRDFIPGILHAARQCLVAGEEDVAVIAFEIFDELIESPAPLLGDSVKSIVQFSLEVCSNQNLDVSTRHQAIQIISWLAKYKYNSLKKHKLIMPVLHVICPLLAESSDRDDDEDLAPDRAAAEVIDTMALNLPKQVFQPIFEFASISCQNVDPKFREAAVTALGVISEGCLDLMKSNLKPVLHIVLGCLRDPEQMVRGASSFALGQFAEHLQPEIISHYESVLPCILNALEDGSNDVKEKSYYALAAFCENMGEEILPFIDPLMGKLLAALQNSPRNLQETCMSAIGSVASAADEAFLPYAERVLELMKNFMVLTNDEDLCSRARATELVGIVAMSAGRARMESVLPPYVEAAIKGFELEFSELREYTHGFFSNVAEILDDGFVNYLSHVVPLAFSSCNLDDGSAVDIDESDDDENVHGFGGVSSDDEAHDEPRVRNISIRTGVLDEKAAATQALGLFALHTRRFYEPYLEETIKILVRHSTYFHEDVRLQAIIALKNIIIAAQAVYQGQVDGSAKAKEVLDTVMNILIKTMTEDDDKEVVAQACMGIADIIKDTGYMPIEPYMPQLVDATLMLLNEQSACQQIESDSDDDEDDATHDEVLMDAVSDLLPAFSKAMGPHFAPVLAKLFNPLMKFAKNSRPPQDRTMVVATLAEVAQNMGSPIAGYVDAVMPLVLKELVSSDATNRRNAAFCVGEFCRNGGEVALKYYGDILKGLYPRFGESEPDNAVRDNAAGAVARMIMVHPEAIPLNQVLPVFLKALPLREDHEESIAVYSCVCNLVLSSHPQILSLVPDLVNIFAQVALSPVETNEVKALIGRAFSHLISMYGNQMQALLSTLSPALATALASLAPKT